A region of the Brienomyrus brachyistius isolate T26 chromosome 10, BBRACH_0.4, whole genome shotgun sequence genome:
AAGTGTCCGATTGCAACTGCGCATGCGCGTTCATTTTCAGCGCACTCCTCCCGTTTTTCATTTTAGACAAAGACCGTGTTTCGATTGCGCTGCGCcatttcacaaaagtaaaaaggAAAATGGCTTATTTGTATAGAATTAATAGGTTTTATGTATAGTGATCTAAAAAAAACTAGCAATTACTGAGATTTATGAAGTAATACAATAGAATCAGGAGACCTTTTCATTTGTTACAGTGAGACCTACTTTTACAAAGAAAGTACTCCTGCGAGCTACCGAAACGAAACATTATATTTTGCGTCGCCCGGGTGGAGTCCCATCGGTATATTTTGCCGACCGGGGAGAGGTGGTTCATCTTGGTAAATTTTGCCATTTGCGATCAGCCAGTTAGCCACCAATGAAATTAAGCATCCATCATCTACGGATCGATCTGGAATGTTGCGATCGATGCAATAAATATTCCAATTGAGATTACCCTATTGCTTATtctaatccatatttatttaaaatatatctgCTAGCATTTAAATTAGTAATTAATTGTGTGAATAACTTTATATAAAATGTTACTTGTGTTATTGGAGATGATTTTAACCTGGTCACTATAACCGTCTTTTTCATTTATATCAGGATGGGATACTGTTCAAAACGTTGTTCTGGAATGGAGGGCCAAAATGAGCAAGATTTTTAAGGGCATGTTCGTCATCAATCTAGAACATCGGTTATGGTCAATTTATTACTAATAAGGACGTCAGTTGTATGACGCCATTCAGTatcatttgattttttttcaagtTTTCTATGATAAATGTAGGACTTCCGCGCTCGTTTCACCACACGGCACATACAAAGACATTTTTTAATCGAGTTCTATATAACTGTCTACAGCAGGGGTCTCCAGATCCgttcctggagagctactgtccagtaggttttctattctACCCGGCCAGTAGAAAAACTACTGGACAATAGCTTTCCAGGATCAGAGATGGAGACCCCTGGTCTACAGACTTCCTACTCCCGATCTAGCCATTTAAACGTACTTGAAAGCAGCGCGGGGTAACCCTAGGTCTTCTTCTGAGGAGATGCCGACGATGGTTGGCTGGTGGTGGGGCGGGGGCGACCGGCACTGTGTAAAATGTACCAAAGTCCACCATCCAAAACCAGCTGCGGACCAGCCTCACCGGCCACTAATTAGGCCTATTTAAGCACTACTTTGTACTAGCACCCCGCGTCCACAGTGTCCTCCGGGATTAGCTcaggatgaatggatagattTTGATTTGCTAGTATTGATGACTTGAAAATTTTTCGCGATCACCTAAACCTTGAGCGAATTTAAAGCGTGTATAGTGTAGCGCCGGAGCATGCTAGGAAATTGCAAGTAGCCCCTGTGTGTGTTATTCTTAATACTCCACTTCCCGGTTGTCTTGTGTGCCCTTGCGTGAACGCTGCCCGATCATCGCGTATCTCTAGGTATTGTAAACTACCCACCACGTGTGTGCTTTACCCTCCAGTGTCAGACCTCCCTGTGTTTTCATCTTACGTGTTGTTTAGTGGTTGTTAATGCCCGCGTTAGTTCGTTTAAAGGTATAATAAAGGGACATTCTTTTTTCCATCTTAAATCCTCATTTACTACTACGATTGCTCGGTCTGCCAGTACAACCTTCGCTAAACCACGAGCTGCCACAAGAAAAATCGACTAGACGTACGTACCGTTTTCCACTAGCGTTCAAATAATAGTGGACATCGGTTTTTAACACTTTCTCCGGTGGGGGCGATCCCTCTCTTtctatcggggggggggggaggacccGGCATCACAAGACGTCTTTGCGGACGTAAATTAACCGCTCCACACGCCTCAGGCCGAAAACCCATGATGTAAATTGATTCTGCGACCCGGTATTAAGTAAACCGTTTGCAGGCGGATCTTTTGCCAACCGAAGTTGCTTTTCATAATAAAATCTCCCGTCACAATTCTGACCAATCACAAAAAAGCAGCGCTTAACCACGCGACCTCTTCCGGCAACAGGCTTCTATTGGCTCCCCCTTCGGTGGGTATGGCCAATGAGAAAGTTGCAATCGTTGCGAGTTGGAAAAGTGATAGCTCACAGGCGGAACTTTTACCGTCGACCTGCGACGGAAATATGGACGTGTCGCTGAAAGTTTTGTGTGGATTGCTCCTTGTTTTGCAACTTTACGGGACGCATACAGATGGACAGGTCAAGAAAGAGGTAATCGGTCGCCGGAACATGACAAATGACGTGTTCCGCGAAAATGTGTGTCGTCCACTCGGGAATATGCCTAGCTAATTTAGCAGGGCAGCGGCGTACAGATGGTGGGCTACAGGTAGCTGGATGAATCTCTTTCTGCTTCCAGGCGTCACTTATCGAGGCTGAATGACTCCGATTCTGTTTGCGGCGGTTAGCTATTAAACATTACTCAACATTACTCGTAACCTGCACCATTTGCATGCATACGTTTGTTTATAACTGTGGAAAGCCGCGGATTATGTAGTTGTTCTTTGTAACTGTGTCCATATACTAATCTTGTGCGCGGCATTCATTTGCCCATTAGCCCTTGAACTCCTCTCCTTGCAGTTAAAATCATCGTAAACTGAGCCGACAGCGTGCGCCCGTGTGTCTTTAAACTGCAGTCTACTCTCTGCCTTGCTAAtaatttctgtagtttattaatAAGCTACTGTAACCCTTATAAAGCGAAACTCAATGCATCCGATACACGGAGGGCCTAAATTTTTCTGCTTCCTAAACTTTGCACCATCGGCGATTAATGAGTCTCAATTCACGAAGATTTCAAATTGCACGTGGCGGAATTAGCACAGAACTGAAGTATGACAGTGGCATGATAATCTGTTTTGTAATCAGTATAGTATGAGCAGTTGGGTGTGATGTTTTGTAGTTTACAATAGGTTTGCATATTTTGAAGTTCTGCAGAATGTGTGTGCAAGGAttatagacacacacaggtctgcaaaaaaaaaaaatcaagtgacCACTCAATATTTCAGAAAATaaaactgcattttaaaatcttggtttaatcctggttctgctgggaggaggctacactgtgaggcaggctgcttccggaGGTAAAATTTCTAAGACACACAAGAAAAAGGTGAAGCGggagacactggcaataaccaaaatcctgccaggtagagggcagaagcaactttccaATGCCTGAGATGAccgtgcaggtgtgaagtgcattgctaggacagttcatatcaggctcttagaagcaggactgaagacccataaagcaaggaagaaactcttcattaatgagaaacagggaagagagAGGCTAcagttttgaaaataaaatatattattcacagatgcacactcataaattgagaaatgagtgaaacaaaaaattgtgctgtggtttctcaattttttccagatatataatatatattttcataaAATGTGCAACCTGAAATTCAAAATCACTTCAGCTTCCGGGTAGTCTCTCACCAAAATAATGGCTTGGTTTTGTTACAAAGACACTGCTGTCTGACAAAGTCAGTCAGCTGATGGATTGGGCCAGCAGGCGACCAGTGATCCGCATGAATGGTGACAAGTTTCGGCGCTTCGTCAAGGCTCTCCCACGCAACTATTCAGTGGTGGTGATGTTCACTGCCCTCCAGCCCCAGAGGCAGTGTGGAGTGTGCAGGTAAGGGCCATTTTGTTTTTATCAAGGGTTTTTAAGTCTCTGGTTTGATCGGGGAAAAGctatttaatatttttccatCTGCATGCGGAAAAGTACATAATTCTTATTTCCTTGCACATGACAAAAACAGCCCACTgaattaatattttaagttgTTTATTCATCCTTCAATTGTAGctgaaggggcggcatggtggtgcagtggttagcactgtcgcctcacacctctgggacccgggttcgagtctccgtctgggtcacatgtgtgcggagtttgcatgttctccccgtgtcgtcgtggggtttcctccgggtgctccggtttccccccacagtccaaaaacatgctgaggctaattggagttgctgaattgcccgtagctgtgcatgtatgagtgaatggtgtgtgagtgtgccctgcgatgggctggtcccccatcctgggttgttccctgcctcgtgcccattgattccgggataggctccggaccccccgcgacccaataggataagcggtttggaaaatggatggatggatggaattgtaGCTGAATAGTTTTTGTCTTTGTATTTTTTCAGCCTTTGCTAATCTGAGCCTAATTTTCTTACAATATGCAAAAGGTCAAATTCTTAAGGGCAGTCTACTTTTTAGAGACCCCTGACACCCCAATATCCCCCTTCACCACCCCCGTACTGCAACACATGTCATACTCCCACCAGGGCTTTCACTGTGGGGTCGACTTTGCCCCGTTCTGGAAGCTGAGCTGTGTTTCCGTACACAGGCAGGCCGACGACGAATACCAAATCCTGGCCAACTCCTGGCGTTATTCCAGTGCATTCACCAACCGCATCTTCTTCGTCACTGTGGATTTCGATGAAGGCTCGGATGTCTTTCAGATGGTAGCGTTTCTCGATTTACTGCGGCTGCATCACACCTAGCATCATTGAATGTGCTTTGGGGCTGGATCTCGGTCTTGGCCTCAGGTCCCCTGTTTTTGTTCTAGATCTGAACCTGCATGCCATAGCCAGGTAATCAAGGGCCATTTAATCAGATAAGAAATCAATTTAGGTGCGTCAGTGGAACACAATGTAAATTGTACTAGCTGGGTGACCTGGGCTGGCTTAAGAATCACTGTGTGGTGTTGATGTGTgactggtcatgtgacaccaGTGGAATGGCTGCAGCTTGTGAATGACGCTGACTGGCAGTTCAGTGCTTTCGCACCCGTTCTCAAGCCTTCTGCTACCTTTCCTCCCAGCTGAACATGAACTCCGCCCCCACGTTCATCCACTTCCCGCCGAAGGGGAAGCCCAAGCGGGCCGACACCTACGAGCTGCAGATCCGCGGTTTCGGGGCGGAGCAGATCGCCCGCTGGATAGCCGACCGGACCGACGTCCATGTAAGAGCTCAGATCCCTACCCCCTTCATGATGCTCAGATTTCACTAGAACAGGGGAAAGCTGTCATTCAGTTCAGGCTCGTTATCTGATgttttcttctgaatcatcaggttcattttttttaagtggggTATTTTGCTGGTATAATTGAGAATAAGTACCCACAGTTCAAGGGCACCACAATACCGCTCCCTGGAGGCCTTTCAACAAATTACTACCTGCTTCCCCCAGAATAATTAACTGGGCGAGTTTGTGCTTCTGTCAGTAATAAGGAGGTGCTGGTGTTGCGACGATTAGCGGGTGGGCTGGGGTCTGGGGTCTGGGGTCCAGCGTCTAGGGTTCGGGAAGCGAAAGGCTCAAGCTCAGCATGTCTGCTCCTGCCCAGATCCGCATCATCCGGCCACCGAACTACGCCGGGCCGCTCATGTTGGGCTTCCTGCTGGCGGCCATCGGGAGCCTGGTGTATCTGCGCCGCAACAACATGGACTTCCTGTTTAGCAGGACCACCTGGGGCTTTGCAGCACTGGTAGGTGGAGAGAACCTTCCCTATTGCTCATGCTGTCCTTCCCAGTGCTGGTGCCTTTGCATGGAGTTACGAGGCCCTTGACTTCAGGCTCCGGGGGCCTCACACACTGGTTCACCTTGTGCTGTGGTCCCCACGTTTGCTCTCACCTGCATGTATATCTGTATTTCTTGTGGAGAGCAAGAAGGCGGTCGCTGCAGTTGGGTGATGTTCCCGTTTATTCCAAATCTTCGGTTCACATAAAAAGGACCTTTTGCTTTAACCTACAACACTTGTGCTGTATAATGTGCTGGCAGCGTGCTGTCTGTACCATGCTGTCTACTCTACAGGTGCTACGGTGTTCCCTCCGCCATCCACACCGTCCAAGCGGAAAACACCCATTCATACCCACCTATCCTCACGTGATCAGATCACACCATGCAATACACCCCCAAGTGGCCAAAATGCATAGTACACCCCAAAGTTATAAATGGCTTCCACAGGGATTCATAAAGTATCGCTATTCTATTTGTTTCTATTTATTCTCTTCTTAATagttgttttctatgtaaatatTAATTAGCCTGTTCATTAACAAAGGAATATAATTCTGTTGTCTTGTTTCTTGTGGAGATCTTGGTTCCATTGGAGACCCAAGGTGAATGTGGATCTAATCAAATGGTTTTGTATTAGGAAACTGCAGCAAAAATTGTGCAAAATAGCTGCCATCAGGCAACAGTGTCATTCCACAGACTCGGGTTCCATTGCCTGTCAGGGTTTTGGGCAGACTTTGGTGTCTGTAGAATCTCCTCACAGGTTTGCGCGCCCTTCCTCCTGCAGAGCGTGGTCCTGATCATGACCTCTGGGCAAATGTGGAACCACATCCGAGGACCTCCCTACGCCCACAAGAACCCCAGCACAGGGCAAGTGGTGAGACACCGATTTTAAAGCTTTAGTAGCCCAGTGTTGGGGGTATCTGGACAACATGGGTCACTGAGCTCAGAGTGCCTGACACCCAGGGAGGTGCACTGAGACCCGTGCGCCGAGGTTTGTCGGTATCGGCTTCTAACCTCGTAGGTTGTGTAGATCATTAACTCCTTGTCCATCTCCTGGGCCATCGAGCTTTGATCACCAGTCTGTCTTGTGCTCCCTTCTCCACACCCAGAACTACATACACAGCAGCAGCCAGGCGCAGTTTGTGGCGGAAACCCACATCGTCCTCCTCTTCAGTATCCTTTAAGCGGCAGAGCAGGGACCTCACATGGGGGGGGCTATCGGGTAAAACGAAGTGGAGGAGCACAGCCACCaggattgtgtttttgttcttttaTATAACTAAAAAGAGAATATAACTAAAAGACCCTTTTGTCCGCTTCAGAGCAATTATGTTGCTTGCTATTCCTTGCGTTCTCGACTCCTCTCCTTCCCGTGGATGTCCCCCTTAACGCAGCTTCTGAGATGCCGCCATCACCCTGGGTGTGGTTCTCCTCCTCGAGGCTGCCACGTCTGATATGGACATAGGCAAGAGAAAAAGTAAGCTGCTTTATTACGGTTGTAGTTGTCTTGCATATATGATTTGAAGTTGTATATTGTGCTACTGTATCGCACCTGAGGGCCTTTGGGAGATGCAACAATGGACTGCAGTGTTTCCTGTGGATCAACAGgtttggcatgggggggggtgggggggtgatacTGCTGAAAAGAAATACAGACACCACACCGTTGTTGTAACATAgggtttgttttattgttttaattacTGTGTGTTAACCTCTGTAAGTTAAACAACCACTTAAGACCATACTACTTCATAAAATAACTTGTTATTTTTCAGTGACAGTTataactgtttttgtttagttgCTAAAGCTCATTGGAGCTTTATAAGTGTCTCTGCTAAATGGCAGCTTATGTAGCCAATTAATGCTGCTGAATTCTTTAGTGCACACAGGGAGGTGACAGGCATCGGACTACCCGAGCAAGTCACCAAAGATCTGGATTAGACGATCGATTTTAGATGcgtttgtttatatatttatttatttcatttgccATGGAGGGAAAAGTTTTGGTGTGGCGAGCTGCCACTGAAAAATGCTACCTGTGTAAACAGTGGATTAAGATGATGGGAGACGCTTCATAGGTGTGTCTCCAGCGTGTAAACGGTTACGCCAAATCACCAGTGGCTGACACGCGGTGCTGATCAATCACCGCTGATCCAGCGGTTTAATGTTCTTTGTACTTGGAAATTCAGCCGATTCCATGGGTATTTGCACGTGATGCGATGGATTAAGCGAATAACGTACGTGGTTTTCCCTCCCCCAGTTATGTGTGTGGCCGGCATCGCCCTCGTCGCCTTGTTCTTCAGCTGGCTGCTGTCCGTCTTCAGGAGCAAGTACTATGGGTATCCATACAGGTCAGTCGTCGTCCTACCTTAGCCGAACTCACCTACATTAGTCACCATGCTGTTGGAGGGAGGCTTATTGGATGCACTTTTTAACGATAATCAGGGCTGCCCCTaaggggggagagaggggaAGACTCTCAGGGCCCAAATGCTAGGGCCCAGACAAGTCTGCGGCCGGTGAGCATGACTTGGGGCATAATCACTGAATCTGATGTTTTGTGAAAACTGCAAAACAGATCAATGCACATTTAGCAGGTTTCTGCTCTTAAACGAATTAGTAGCTTTGTTTAGGAGAGGGGGGCGCTGTTGAATGTTGGTAGAATGATTCTGGGGCCTAGCCAGGTCTTTATACAGCCCTGAACATAAGGATGATGGACTATTATCACCTCGTTATTATTTTATCGTTAGCAGTAGGTGTTGGCATAATCAGTATTTTTGTGCTTGATACCTGATCCAGAAGGAGGAGCCAGCAGTGAATGAATGCATGTCCTCCTTCACTCATTCATAATGGCCTTGTGTCTTGTTCCATCTTACAGTTTTCTGATGAGCTGAAAATCCATCTTGGTGGAAGacgaaggcggggggggggggggcgggaaacACTGGAAAAACAATGTGCCTTCATGCTCGGTGATCATATGACCCATTTGACCATTATCATTCATCTCCTGTCACGTGACTTTTGGCTCACGATGTGAGATGTGTCAGTCTAACTCTTATATGCTCCTTCAAAGACATCAGCTGTGACATTTGAGACACTTTAATGGCAAATTAAATTTTTcaaaaaaacattcacacatccACAAAGTACGGAAA
Encoded here:
- the LOC125750064 gene encoding magnesium transporter protein 1-like; amino-acid sequence: MDVSLKVLCGLLLVLQLYGTHTDGQVKKETLLSDKVSQLMDWASRRPVIRMNGDKFRRFVKALPRNYSVVVMFTALQPQRQCGVCRQADDEYQILANSWRYSSAFTNRIFFVTVDFDEGSDVFQMLNMNSAPTFIHFPPKGKPKRADTYELQIRGFGAEQIARWIADRTDVHIRIIRPPNYAGPLMLGFLLAAIGSLVYLRRNNMDFLFSRTTWGFAALSVVLIMTSGQMWNHIRGPPYAHKNPSTGQVNYIHSSSQAQFVAETHIVLLFNAAITLGVVLLLEAATSDMDIGKRKIMCVAGIALVALFFSWLLSVFRSKYYGYPYSFLMS